The genomic stretch TCCACTTTTGTTCTCCctacaaaccctaatttcttCCTCCCATCGAAGCCAACTATTTTGGAGTTTTTGTTGTTGGATTTTTCcgttttttgttgttttgttaagtaagagaaaaaatcCAATGGAATCAGCAAATAGTGGAAGCCTACAATCATCcagcggcggcgacgacgagtACGACTCACGCGCCGCCGACTCCGTCTTCATCACCAGCAACAACAACGTGGCGGCGCAGCTGTTGGAGATAGATCTCCAGCAGCTGCACCAAAATTCGATTCCATTTTCTACCAATCTGCCGTGGCCCAACCTGATCGGGCCCCACTCTATTTTCCCCTTCGCGGCGGCGGAGGGCGGCTCCGCCGCGCAGCCGATCGTCCAGCAATCGGCGGCGCGGAACCCGAAGAAGCGGTCCCGGGCGTCGAGGCGAGCGCCGACCACCGTGCTCACCACGGACACCACCAATTTCAGAGCCATGGTGCAGGAATTCACCGGAATTCCGTCGCCTCCTTTCAACACTTCCTCTTCTTTCCCGAGGAGCCGCCTCGATTTCTTCACCTCCAGATCCGCCCAGCCTCCGCCCTACCTCCGCCGTcactcctccaccaccacaaTCAACAACCACCTCCCAAATCTCTTCAACATtccaaatcaaaatcaaaatcaaaaccaaaacaaTCTCACGTCTCTCCTCCAAACAAGCCCCAAATTTCCGTTTTCCACGTCAGCAAAACCCCAAAACTCATTTGATCTTATCCAAAACGACGATCAATTCGGCGTTAGCCTTCACAATCAGGCATCGGAAACCCTCCCTGGCCTTCTTCCCAGCCTCATCCCCTCCAATCACAGCCACATCCACAGCG from Salvia splendens isolate huo1 chromosome 15, SspV2, whole genome shotgun sequence encodes the following:
- the LOC121766844 gene encoding uncharacterized protein LOC121766844; the encoded protein is MESANSGSLQSSSGGDDEYDSRAADSVFITSNNNVAAQLLEIDLQQLHQNSIPFSTNLPWPNLIGPHSIFPFAAAEGGSAAQPIVQQSAARNPKKRSRASRRAPTTVLTTDTTNFRAMVQEFTGIPSPPFNTSSSFPRSRLDFFTSRSAQPPPYLRRHSSTTTINNHLPNLFNIPNQNQNQNQNNLTSLLQTSPKFPFSTSAKPQNSFDLIQNDDQFGVSLHNQASETLPGLLPSLIPSNHSHIHSGGVAKWEIGGKISYDFERSEIGGKISTPESNIAAAATRGEGMVESWICSSE